The DNA segment TTTACAGTTCTATCGTCACTACATGTCGCCAGTCTTTCTCCAGTTTTATCAAATGCCAAACTCCAAACTGTTGACTCATGCGAATGTAGAGTGGCAACACAAGTCCAATCATTATCTACAGGATCTTCTTGGTACAGTTTTACTGTGTTATCATAAGATGCTGATGCTAAGATATCTAGAGAAGGATGCCATGCAacctataaagaaaataatataatttatccaTTCATTATATGTAAGAAACACAAActcaattttgtttattcatgCACTAACTTTCTTCACATCCTGATTGTGAGCATTAAGTACAGCTTCACACTCGTATTCATCTTCTCCAGCTACTTCCCACACCCAAACAGACTTATCTCTTCCACAAGTAGCCAGGAGATGGCCTGAAGGTGACCATGCTACACTTTTAACTTCATTTTCATGGCCTTCTAAAGTTGCATTGCATTGGAATTCACCTATAAAGTGTTactcattttaattttggatgTACAAATTCTTCACAGGGTCACAAGGGAAAAATACACACCACTTTTTTTATCCCAAATTGCAGTAGTCGCATCAAAACTGGCTGAAGCGAGGAAATTACCGCAGGGTGACCAGGCTACTTCCCGAATTGTTCTCTGATGTCCATCGACAAGTACAGTCTTAATCGCCCAATCTTGTCCATATTTACTccataattttatagttttatctTCACCACAAGAAGCAAAATATTTTCCAAGTGGATGCCACGACACATTCCAAACTATACCCTTGTGTCCGGCCAGATTTTGAATCAGTTCCAGTTTAAACATTTTAAGCGTTTATTCtatttacttattttgtataataatgacGTCAACTggaaatttacataatattcgGCTATTAAGGAACTATAACACTTAATTTATGTATAAACATACAAATAAGTCATTGTGGAATCTTTTTGGAAAATTTTAAACGTTAGTATGTTGATTTTTTAATACACGTATTATTGTTTATACGTTTTGTTCATTAAATTAGTCAAGATAAATTAGTAAAGTTATGTACTCACTTCGTGTTTGCCACTCGAGAAGAGTGAAGTTcttgaaaacaaattgtttcagaaatgtaatttttttgaaataatcacTGTAGAATATTTGTCAAATATGACATTTAAGGTTTTTCAAAAAAATGGAAGTCAATGGCTTTAGGGCCATTGGCCAGAAATGTCCAGATAACATTTAAGGGACAAATAAAATTGCGACTATTGACAAAAATGCgatgaaattttatttgaattaagtatttttttagatttaagcATTTATTGATGGTGGCATATTAAACATTCTATAACGCATTGTTACAATTGTCACTATCTAAAACGCATTGTTACAAGTGGGAAAAAACCAAATTTCCAAATAACCCATTGAGCTACAAGTAAATTCCCACCATTTAACTAatgtaatttcattttatttcgaaGGAAGAGATAACAGATGGTCTGCGGCTGTTTCCGGTTTCACCAGAACAGTTGGGGTCAACCTCTTAACAGATGATTACCTATATacgcattttattttaaaaaaaactgaagctATAAGGTGTTGTAGCCAGTGGCCGAAAAATTacctacaaaaaaaatgtgttttgtattTGCTCTGTGCTTGTAACtcgtaatt comes from the Bombyx mori chromosome 10, ASM3026992v2 genome and includes:
- the LOC767622 gene encoding NIF3-like protein isoform X1, whose product is MFKLELIQNLAGHKGIVWNVSWHPLGKYFASCGEDKTIKLWSKYGQDWAIKTVLVDGHQRTIREVAWSPCGNFLASASFDATTAIWDKKSGEFQCNATLEGHENEVKSVAWSPSGHLLATCGRDKSVWVWEVAGEDEYECEAVLNAHNQDVKKVAWHPSLDILASASYDNTVKLYQEDPVDNDWTCVATLHSHESTVWSLAFDKTGERLATCSDDRTVKIWKEYKPDNQEGVVVTDREAVWKCICTLSGFHTRCIYDIAWCHKTDLIATACGDDIIRIFKESEDSDPNAPTFELLCTKKNAHSQDVNCVAWNPSGNQELLSCSDDGEIKIWKFTEA